A section of the Candidatus Binatia bacterium genome encodes:
- a CDS encoding malate dehydrogenase — translation MNEDFGSQSVSLHGKLHGKVEVRSKVPLQNRLDLSLAYTPGVAEVCLEIARNPERVHELTVKHNTVAVVSDGSAILGLGNLGAAAAIPVMEGKAVLFKEFANVDAFPICLDTQDTDEIVRTVRALAPVFGGINLEDIAAPRCFEVEARLQDLGIPVFHDDQHGTAIVVLAALMNALKVTRKDLAQCTIVFSGSGASAIACAKLIRSFGLLGVLPLPREVLLCDSKGIVHRGRTDLNPYKQELLEWTNRSDRSGGLADALKGADVFIGLSQAGLVSPEMVQSMNKDPIIFAMANPVPEIMPDVARAAGAVVVGTGRSDFPNQINNVLAFPGVFRGALDAKAKVINEEMKVAAAQALAAIVLEPTPERILPDPLDKSVAFRVGEAVAEAARRSGVCRS, via the coding sequence ATGAACGAGGATTTTGGGTCTCAATCCGTTTCACTCCACGGCAAACTCCACGGCAAGGTAGAGGTGCGAAGCAAGGTTCCTCTCCAAAACCGCCTCGACCTGAGCCTCGCCTATACTCCCGGGGTAGCCGAGGTTTGCCTAGAAATCGCGCGCAATCCGGAACGTGTCCACGAACTCACCGTCAAGCACAATACTGTTGCCGTCGTGTCGGACGGCTCCGCCATTCTGGGCTTGGGTAACCTTGGCGCCGCGGCGGCCATTCCAGTCATGGAAGGCAAAGCCGTACTGTTCAAGGAATTTGCCAATGTGGATGCCTTCCCTATTTGCCTAGACACGCAGGACACAGACGAGATCGTGCGAACCGTGCGCGCGCTTGCGCCCGTGTTTGGCGGCATCAACCTCGAAGACATTGCCGCACCACGGTGCTTCGAGGTGGAAGCGCGACTCCAGGATCTCGGCATTCCCGTGTTTCACGACGACCAGCACGGCACCGCCATTGTCGTGCTTGCTGCCCTCATGAACGCTCTCAAGGTGACCCGCAAGGATCTCGCGCAATGCACGATTGTGTTCAGCGGCAGCGGGGCGTCGGCCATTGCTTGCGCCAAACTCATTCGCAGCTTCGGCTTGCTCGGCGTGCTCCCGCTCCCGCGCGAGGTGTTGTTGTGCGACTCCAAAGGCATCGTGCACCGCGGCCGCACGGACTTGAACCCGTACAAACAAGAATTGCTGGAATGGACCAACCGCAGTGACCGCAGCGGAGGACTCGCCGATGCTCTAAAAGGTGCGGACGTGTTCATCGGACTGTCTCAAGCCGGCCTCGTCAGCCCGGAAATGGTTCAGTCCATGAACAAGGATCCTATTATCTTCGCGATGGCCAACCCGGTGCCCGAGATCATGCCTGATGTGGCCCGCGCTGCCGGCGCCGTCGTCGTCGGCACGGGGCGAAGCGACTTCCCCAATCAAATCAACAACGTCCTAGCCTTTCCCGGGGTGTTCCGCGGCGCGCTCGACGCCAAGGCGAAAGTCATCAACGAGGAGATGAAAGTCGCTGCGGCACAAGCCCTCGCGGCCATCGTGCTCGAACCGACGCCCGAGCGCATTCTGCCGGACCCATTGGACAAGTCTGTCGCTTTCCGCGTCGGCGAAGCCGTGGCCGAGGCGGCACGGCGTTCGGGCGTGTGCCGTTCGTGA
- a CDS encoding serine hydrolase: MEIFGYCDPRFERVRDAFRHNFASRGELGAAVHVIVQGKPVVDLWGGIADHHTGTAWKEDTLVLVFSSTKGATAACAHLLRTRGLLDFEAPVARYWPEFAQQGKESLPVSFLLTHQAGLAAIEEPLPPEALFDWSRMTTALARQRPLWRPGEGHGYHAVTFGFLVGEVIRRVSGRSAGHFLREEIAKPLGLEFWIGLPAEYEPRVARVRLPPLRTRPTPFFRALMQRGSLTWQAFMNPPSFTSGSAANTRAVRAAELPASNGITSARGLAGLYAALIGRVNGAATPLLDPDTRALAERVAVDGPDRVLLVRTRFSHGFMKSVADDPNDSVRFGPNDAAFGHVGAGGSFGMADPVAEVAMGYVMNQLGPGIFLNERGQSLIDAVYECLGA, translated from the coding sequence ATGGAAATTTTTGGCTATTGCGACCCGCGCTTCGAGCGTGTACGCGACGCGTTCCGCCACAACTTTGCCTCGCGCGGCGAGCTCGGGGCGGCCGTCCACGTCATTGTCCAGGGCAAGCCCGTGGTGGACTTGTGGGGCGGCATCGCCGATCACCACACCGGCACGGCGTGGAAAGAGGACACCCTCGTGCTGGTTTTCTCCTCGACCAAAGGGGCCACAGCCGCGTGCGCGCACCTGTTGCGTACGCGGGGACTGTTGGATTTCGAAGCTCCCGTGGCACGCTACTGGCCGGAATTTGCGCAACAGGGGAAAGAGTCTCTGCCGGTTTCTTTCCTGCTCACCCACCAGGCGGGACTGGCGGCCATCGAAGAACCCCTTCCTCCCGAGGCACTGTTCGACTGGTCGCGCATGACCACGGCCCTGGCGCGACAGCGCCCGCTGTGGAGGCCGGGCGAGGGGCACGGCTACCACGCTGTCACCTTCGGGTTTTTGGTGGGAGAGGTCATTCGGCGTGTGAGTGGGCGAAGCGCCGGGCACTTTCTGCGCGAGGAAATCGCCAAACCTTTGGGCCTGGAATTTTGGATCGGTTTGCCCGCCGAGTACGAACCCCGCGTCGCCAGAGTACGCCTGCCTCCGCTGCGCACGCGCCCGACCCCGTTTTTTCGCGCCCTCATGCAGCGTGGCTCGCTGACGTGGCAAGCCTTCATGAACCCGCCGAGCTTCACGAGCGGCAGCGCCGCCAACACGCGCGCGGTGCGTGCGGCCGAGCTCCCCGCCAGTAACGGAATCACCAGCGCCCGCGGGTTGGCTGGATTGTACGCCGCATTGATCGGAAGGGTAAACGGTGCCGCTACACCACTGCTCGACCCCGATACCCGCGCCCTCGCGGAACGTGTCGCTGTGGATGGTCCAGACCGCGTTCTGCTCGTGCGCACCCGCTTCAGCCACGGGTTCATGAAAAGCGTGGCCGACGATCCCAACGACTCTGTCCGCTTCGGCCCTAACGATGCAGCGTTCGGCCACGTCGGCGCGGGCGGGTCCTTCGGCATGGCGGATCCGGTGGCGGAGGTGGCCATGGGATACGTGATGAACCAGCTCGGCCCGGGTATTTTCCTGAACGAACGCGGCCAGAGCCTCATTGACGCCGTGTACGAATGCCTGGGGGCGTGA
- a CDS encoding FAD-dependent oxidoreductase, whose translation MRIAIVGSGISGLAAAYYLYRKHEVLVFEKESWVGGHACTIEVEDDQGRPTPVDVGFLVYNEKTYPLFTRLLNDIGAPTAPSNMSFSVRCERCSREYASHTWTTALGGSLKQWFRPDHLHMLWEIPRFNRLARQWLRGFTGPKTLGEFVRAHRLSDTFVRHYLAPMTAAIWSAPPSRIHDFPLALYLPFMDNHGLLSVADHPRWRTIRGGSREYVRRLIAPFQRQVYWNTPVRHILRRPHGVELQLDHDTVRVDAVILAVHSDQALALLGDATPAERSALSAIRYQKNEIVLHSDTGLLPRQPRLWSSWNYHVTDCADNTAPLTMTYWINKLQNLSTQSPFLVSLNSTISIDPNKVHWRARFDHPQYDHSTPRAQALLRSLNGQRATYFCGAYLGWGFHEDGIRSAREVAWAIEQERAAA comes from the coding sequence ATGCGCATCGCGATCGTGGGTTCCGGCATCTCGGGCTTGGCCGCTGCGTACTACCTCTACCGCAAGCACGAAGTCCTCGTTTTCGAAAAGGAATCGTGGGTCGGTGGCCATGCCTGCACCATCGAAGTGGAAGACGATCAAGGTCGGCCCACACCGGTCGACGTGGGCTTCCTCGTTTACAATGAAAAAACCTACCCATTGTTCACTCGACTCTTGAACGACATCGGTGCTCCCACGGCCCCGAGCAACATGTCTTTCAGCGTACGCTGCGAGCGCTGCTCGCGGGAGTATGCGAGCCACACATGGACCACGGCTCTCGGGGGTTCCCTCAAGCAATGGTTCCGTCCCGACCATCTGCACATGCTCTGGGAAATTCCTCGATTCAACCGGCTTGCTCGCCAATGGCTGCGCGGGTTTACTGGCCCAAAAACCCTCGGAGAGTTCGTTCGAGCACACCGGCTGTCCGATACGTTCGTGCGTCACTACTTGGCGCCCATGACGGCAGCGATCTGGTCCGCCCCGCCATCGAGGATTCACGATTTCCCACTCGCTTTGTATTTGCCCTTCATGGACAACCACGGCTTGTTGTCGGTGGCCGACCACCCACGGTGGCGGACGATCCGCGGCGGAAGCCGGGAATATGTGCGGCGTCTGATCGCCCCGTTCCAGCGCCAAGTGTATTGGAACACGCCCGTGCGACACATTTTGCGCAGGCCGCACGGCGTGGAGCTTCAACTCGATCACGACACCGTGCGCGTAGATGCCGTGATTCTCGCCGTGCACTCCGACCAAGCACTGGCCTTACTGGGCGACGCCACACCGGCCGAGCGTTCCGCCTTGTCCGCAATTCGCTACCAGAAGAATGAGATCGTTCTCCACAGTGACACCGGGCTCTTGCCGCGCCAACCTCGACTGTGGTCTTCCTGGAACTACCACGTAACCGACTGCGCCGACAACACCGCACCACTGACGATGACGTACTGGATCAATAAGCTGCAGAACCTGTCCACCCAATCTCCGTTCCTCGTGTCGTTGAACTCCACGATCTCGATCGATCCTAACAAGGTGCATTGGCGTGCGCGGTTCGACCACCCGCAATACGACCACTCGACCCCTCGCGCACAAGCCTTGCTGCGGAGCCTAAACGGTCAGCGCGCCACGTACTTTTGCGGCGCGTATCTGGGATGGGGGTTTCACGAGGATGGGATCCGGTCGGCACGTGAGGTCGCCTGGGCCATCGAGCAAGAGCGCGCTGCGGCATGA
- a CDS encoding phosphohistidine phosphatase SixA, with protein MVNGKMLYLVRHAQAEPGRPGMEDAHRVLSREGREDTVLAGRGLRRLGVRLELFLVSPLRRAQETARLLAGSLSARIEEHAPLAPGRGAEEILQSLSGYSSLTSVALVGHEPDLGRLASLLLSGDARHMPLPFQPGQVAAIEVESIPPRAPGLLRWFIPQRALVLIGS; from the coding sequence ATGGTAAACGGGAAGATGCTGTATTTGGTTCGGCATGCTCAGGCCGAGCCCGGAAGACCAGGGATGGAGGACGCCCATCGGGTGCTGTCGCGCGAGGGCCGAGAAGACACGGTATTGGCGGGCCGCGGTCTGCGTCGTCTCGGTGTGCGATTGGAGTTGTTTTTAGTCAGTCCGTTGCGGCGCGCCCAAGAAACAGCACGACTGCTCGCGGGGAGCCTTTCCGCTCGAATCGAAGAACATGCGCCGCTCGCACCCGGGCGTGGCGCCGAAGAGATCCTCCAATCGCTGAGTGGTTACAGCTCGTTAACGTCTGTGGCGCTCGTCGGGCACGAACCAGACCTGGGCCGACTCGCCTCGCTCCTGCTCTCAGGAGATGCGCGGCACATGCCGCTGCCGTTCCAGCCGGGCCAAGTTGCGGCGATCGAAGTGGAGTCGATCCCACCGCGCGCACCCGGGTTACTGCGCTGGTTCATCCCTCAACGCGCGCTCGTCCTCATCGGCTCGTAA
- a CDS encoding DUF1365 domain-containing protein gives MKSALYFGWVQHVRHHPQRHRFRYRSAFFYLDLHELPILRRRLWLLGVNRPGLFSLRESDFLDGRGLSVERLKTFVAQQGLPSEAIAATRLLTHVRQWGYVFNPISLFFCFSRADELLYVVAEVNNTFGERFHYVLSDLSHHGGNSVFFAKVEKHMHVSPFASRDGCHYEFRFRPPADRFSLAIRLREQDRPVIDAALWAERHPLSDRTLLRLAARHPWLTAKVTLAIHWEALKLYRKGLPFFSQPPPSPAQAAQQAIWQRSNLHHEQSKLRFRS, from the coding sequence ATGAAGTCGGCGTTGTATTTCGGATGGGTCCAACACGTACGGCACCATCCCCAGCGTCATCGATTCCGATACCGCTCCGCTTTCTTTTATCTCGACCTTCACGAGCTGCCTATACTACGGCGACGACTTTGGCTTCTCGGCGTCAACCGGCCCGGCTTGTTTTCCCTTCGCGAGAGCGATTTTCTGGATGGGCGCGGCTTGTCGGTGGAACGGCTGAAGACTTTCGTAGCTCAGCAGGGTCTCCCCAGCGAAGCTATAGCCGCCACACGGCTGCTCACGCATGTCCGGCAATGGGGTTACGTATTCAATCCCATCTCCCTCTTCTTCTGTTTCAGCCGCGCAGACGAACTTCTTTACGTCGTTGCCGAGGTCAACAACACTTTCGGAGAGCGTTTTCACTACGTGCTATCCGACCTTTCCCACCACGGCGGCAACTCAGTGTTCTTCGCCAAGGTCGAAAAGCACATGCATGTGTCGCCGTTCGCTTCGCGCGACGGCTGTCACTACGAATTTCGTTTTCGGCCACCCGCGGATCGGTTTTCGCTAGCCATTCGGCTCCGGGAGCAAGATCGGCCCGTAATCGATGCCGCTCTCTGGGCCGAGCGGCATCCTCTGTCCGACCGCACGTTGCTGCGTCTTGCGGCCCGCCACCCCTGGCTGACGGCCAAGGTCACACTCGCAATCCACTGGGAGGCCCTGAAACTGTACCGAAAAGGCCTGCCATTTTTTTCCCAACCGCCCCCGAGCCCGGCGCAAGCAGCGCAGCAAGCGATTTGGCAGCGGTCGAATTTACACCACGAGCAGTCCAAGCTGCGGTTTCGCTCGTAG
- a CDS encoding MerR family transcriptional regulator produces MVTEKKKVSATAQPHERYSLATVSRLTGLTPDVIRVWERRYGVVQPERGPRGARIYRASDIERLHLLAAVVASGRAIGDVARLSNRELSALLHAGGGPISAKGEAGSGVLHQPSASQPAAGVINERIMAAVQVFDQAQVEQILGDALVALGPIGLAQRVLAPLLDTVGEQWMNGALTVAHEHFLSAILRNFVAGILRNRIRASSRPTVLLATPEGEQHEFGLLLATLVLADAGQSLCYLGTQVPTENLLQAAHAVGAAIVALSAVNTANRARAVKVVEQILALRSPKVKVWLGGRDAATVARLAGGNGRVTVVSDISEIESLLRELPDLRRQPSSKTEKE; encoded by the coding sequence ATGGTGACGGAAAAAAAGAAGGTCAGCGCCACAGCGCAGCCCCACGAACGCTATTCCCTCGCCACGGTCAGCCGCCTGACCGGCTTGACGCCGGACGTGATTCGCGTCTGGGAGCGGCGCTACGGGGTGGTGCAGCCGGAGCGCGGGCCGCGTGGCGCGCGGATCTACCGCGCTTCGGACATCGAACGCCTCCACTTGCTCGCTGCGGTTGTGGCGTCGGGACGCGCCATTGGCGACGTGGCCCGCTTGAGCAACCGGGAGCTTTCCGCACTGCTCCATGCTGGCGGCGGGCCTATTTCTGCGAAGGGCGAGGCGGGGTCCGGCGTCCTGCACCAACCTTCCGCGAGCCAACCGGCCGCTGGCGTTATCAACGAGCGCATCATGGCAGCCGTCCAAGTGTTCGACCAGGCACAGGTCGAGCAGATTCTTGGTGACGCACTGGTGGCGCTGGGGCCCATCGGGTTGGCGCAACGAGTTCTCGCCCCATTGTTGGATACCGTCGGCGAACAATGGATGAACGGAGCCCTTACCGTAGCGCACGAACACTTTCTCTCCGCCATCTTGCGCAACTTCGTGGCCGGCATCCTGCGCAACCGCATCAGAGCGTCGTCCCGGCCCACGGTGCTGCTGGCGACACCCGAGGGCGAACAACATGAATTTGGCCTCTTACTCGCCACTCTCGTGCTCGCAGACGCAGGGCAAAGCCTTTGCTACCTGGGCACTCAGGTGCCGACCGAAAACCTCCTCCAAGCGGCGCACGCCGTCGGTGCTGCAATCGTGGCTCTGAGCGCCGTGAATACGGCCAACCGTGCCCGCGCCGTGAAGGTCGTCGAGCAAATACTCGCGCTGCGATCTCCCAAAGTAAAGGTCTGGCTCGGGGGACGCGACGCGGCGACCGTGGCCCGCTTGGCAGGCGGCAATGGGCGCGTGACGGTCGTCTCCGACATCAGCGAGATCGAGAGCCTCTTACGGGAGTTGCCCGACTTGCGAAGGCAACCATCGAGCAAAACGGAAAAGGAGTAA
- a CDS encoding cyclopropane-fatty-acyl-phospholipid synthase, with protein sequence MERVASLELNTKVPNWLDRRAVALVLQALRRVSGAQILVRLPDGSTLCGGEHEADLQVTVKIHEWQVFRRLLWEQDIGAGETYAEGWWDTDNLPLLCRVFLRSNALWELPSLARRMFRIAQRVHWRLQRNTRSGSRRNIAYHYDLGNDFYRLFLDESLTYSCALFEPASLGLAEAQAKKLDEVCRQIGLQTGQSILEIGCGWGSFALHAATHYGARVHGISLSQRQLDLARQRVAEAGLHDQITLEYRDYRTVHGTFDHIVSIEMFEAVGHEYYCDFFRAVQRCLRPGGRFFLQTITVPDQRYDSYRRDFDFIKKHIFPGGLLASLHRILETTKQHTDLRLVYLRDIGEHYARTLRTWRERFLAALPEVFSLGFDRRFARLWEFYLASCEAAFSVRHIGDAQMVFERPA encoded by the coding sequence ATGGAACGCGTCGCCTCGCTGGAACTGAACACCAAGGTGCCCAATTGGCTGGATCGTCGAGCAGTTGCTCTCGTGCTCCAGGCGCTCCGCAGGGTTTCCGGTGCGCAAATCTTGGTGCGGCTACCCGACGGCAGCACGCTGTGCGGTGGCGAACACGAAGCAGATCTCCAGGTCACCGTGAAGATCCATGAATGGCAAGTCTTTCGCCGTTTGCTCTGGGAGCAAGACATCGGTGCCGGCGAGACGTATGCCGAGGGGTGGTGGGATACTGACAATTTGCCTCTTCTCTGCCGCGTGTTCCTTCGCAGCAATGCCCTGTGGGAGCTCCCTTCCCTAGCACGGCGGATGTTTCGCATCGCCCAACGGGTCCACTGGAGACTTCAACGGAACACCCGCAGTGGCAGCCGGAGAAATATCGCCTATCACTATGACTTGGGCAACGACTTCTACCGGCTGTTTCTCGACGAGAGCCTCACATACAGTTGCGCCCTCTTCGAGCCGGCATCGCTCGGCCTGGCGGAGGCACAAGCCAAAAAACTCGACGAAGTTTGCCGGCAGATCGGCTTGCAAACTGGCCAAAGCATTCTCGAGATCGGCTGCGGTTGGGGATCCTTCGCGCTGCACGCCGCCACCCATTACGGGGCACGGGTGCACGGAATTTCGCTATCCCAGCGGCAATTAGACCTGGCCCGCCAGAGAGTCGCCGAGGCCGGCCTGCACGACCAGATCACCCTAGAATATCGCGATTATCGAACCGTGCATGGTACCTTCGACCACATTGTCTCCATCGAGATGTTCGAAGCCGTTGGCCACGAGTACTACTGCGATTTTTTCCGGGCCGTCCAGCGCTGTCTCCGGCCGGGCGGACGCTTTTTCCTCCAAACCATCACGGTTCCCGATCAACGCTACGACTCATACCGCCGCGACTTCGATTTCATCAAGAAACATATTTTCCCGGGTGGCTTGCTGGCCTCGCTCCACCGTATCCTCGAGACCACCAAGCAACATACCGACTTGCGACTCGTGTACTTGCGCGACATTGGGGAACATTACGCCCGCACTCTCCGAACATGGCGCGAGCGATTTTTAGCTGCTCTCCCCGAGGTGTTCTCCCTCGGCTTCGACCGGCGCTTTGCCCGCCTGTGGGAGTTTTATCTCGCCAGTTGCGAAGCCGCTTTTAGCGTGCGTCACATTGGGGACGCCCAAATGGTGTTCGAGCGCCCCGCTTGA